In Botrytis cinerea B05.10 chromosome 3, complete sequence, the genomic stretch CGAGGAGCGAACACCCAGGTCCGCAGGTAGGCGTTGGCATAAGCAAACCGCAAAGGGGGGATCACGGACAACGGGATCACGGGAGCTtagctatatataaatccatGGACCCTCTAGCTACCGGTACTTGGTTGGTTGGCCGAGGGGCGAGGGGCGAGGGGCGAGGGGCAAAAATATGATTAGCCTCAGTCCCCAATTTCAAATGATGCAATATCGCACTATATGAAGTTGACGTGGTTATTGTTGTTCGTGTGTTCTTTGTTGAAATATGATTGTTTGCAAAAAAGCATAgttacatatacatacatataattATAACAATAATAGTATTTAATACTCAAATTAAGCTTGCAAGCCCCGCAAACACCACAAACAGAGCTTCTCAATCCCCTTCTACAATTCATAAATCATAACTGAATCAAATCATTGGAGTAGAACGATTGCTTTTCTGTTAAAACTACCTAGACACAGCCGGCAAACTAAGCTAAATGATCCATAccccttttccattttcatcagATCGTATCATTGTGATTCATGTCATTTTGCATGCTACATTTATGCAGCAATACCGATAACACCTGTGAAGATATTAGTCATGTGTCCAGAAACTGCATCTTCATAGAAGGAATAACATACCACAAGCTGGTCTGGTTCCAGCGTTACCGGTCTTCTTGGACTCTTCGTTCTCTCCCTTACCGAGATCATCAGTTCCGGAGTGGACAACAACGGTACGCTGAAAGGGTTGTTAGCACTTGTATAGCAATAATGCGAAAGAGTACATACGCCAATGACGCTCAATGGGCCGATCAACTTAATGTGACTGTCTTGAACAGAGCCAGTAGCATTTCCTTGGGCATCAGTCTTGAAGTTTCCAAGATCACCTACATGGCGAACCTCATCGGTGGGAGCACCGTGGGTCTGGCCGTGTGGGTTGACTAAGAGGTCAAGTCAGCCTTACGTTCCGTTGTATGTTTGTATTCCATGCACAGCTGGGGAATCGTACAATGTGGTCCGGCAGATGTGCAGCCGTTAGTGTTGTCACCGAATTGATGGACGTGCATGCCACGCTCAGCATTGGCATCGTTTCCGGTGATGTTCCATGTGATGGTGGTTGGGGAGTTCTCCTCGGATTGCTCGAAAGTGACGGTGCCGGAGATCTTGGAGTCACCGCGGACGGT encodes the following:
- the Bcsod1 gene encoding Bcsod1, which translates into the protein MVKAVATVRGDSKISGTVTFEQSEENSPTTITWNITGNDANAERGMHVHQFGDNTNGCTSAGPHFNPHGQTHGAPTDEVRHVGDLGNFKTDAQGNATGSVQDSHIKLIGPLSVIGRTVVVHSGTDDLGKGENEESKKTGNAGTRPACGVIGIAA